One Ignavibacterium sp. DNA segment encodes these proteins:
- a CDS encoding proline dehydrogenase family protein, producing MEAINHLIVKIVQLMPKPVVGFFSKKYIAGVTLQAAVDYVKKLNSIGIYATMDVLGESVSNKEEAIRCKNEAIEVLEAIEQNKLKANLSIKPTQMGLAIDEEFAYQQIFEIVKKAAEIKNFVRIDMEDSPYTDKTINVYKRIYQDYKNVGVVIQSYMRRSYDDVITLNKIGTNYRLCKGIYVESASIAYKDKQEVRNNYLKLLDAMFKDGNYVGIATHDKYLIDEAYKRIKEKNISKDKFEFQMLLGVREDLRDKINNDGYKIRIYVPFGKDWYAYSVRRLKENPSVAGHIAKSFLTFGKR from the coding sequence AATTGTACAACTGATGCCTAAACCGGTTGTTGGATTCTTTTCTAAAAAATATATCGCTGGTGTTACACTTCAAGCTGCTGTTGATTATGTAAAAAAATTAAATTCAATAGGTATTTACGCAACAATGGATGTACTTGGCGAATCAGTCTCTAATAAAGAAGAAGCAATCCGTTGTAAAAATGAAGCTATTGAAGTTTTAGAAGCTATCGAACAAAATAAGTTAAAAGCTAATCTGTCAATCAAACCAACACAAATGGGTCTGGCAATCGATGAAGAATTTGCTTACCAGCAGATCTTTGAAATTGTTAAAAAAGCAGCTGAGATTAAGAACTTTGTGCGTATTGATATGGAAGATTCTCCATATACAGATAAGACAATCAATGTTTATAAGCGTATTTATCAGGATTATAAAAATGTTGGTGTTGTTATTCAATCGTATATGCGCCGGTCTTATGATGATGTTATTACATTAAATAAAATTGGAACTAATTACAGACTTTGTAAAGGAATTTATGTTGAGTCGGCTTCAATTGCTTATAAGGATAAACAAGAAGTTAGAAATAATTATTTAAAGCTTCTTGATGCAATGTTTAAGGATGGAAATTATGTAGGTATTGCTACTCACGACAAATACCTTATTGATGAAGCATATAAGCGAATCAAAGAAAAAAATATTTCTAAAGATAAGTTTGAATTCCAAATGCTGCTTGGTGTAAGAGAAGATTTACGCGACAAGATAAACAATGATGGTTATAAAATTAGAATTTATGTACCATTTGGTAAAGATTGGTATGCATACTCAGTAAGACGCTTAAAAGAAAATCCATCAGTTGCTGGTCATATAGCCAAGAGCTTTTTAACTTTCGGTAAAAGATGA
- a CDS encoding Ig-like domain-containing protein, which translates to MRTILFSLSFLFLVSCANQLPPGGGEIDLIPPEIVFTYPENEAINFDDDYIEFEFSEYVDKRTFKEALFISPALDKEPEINWSGKSVEVYFPEGLKDGVTYVVTIGTDVVDVNNKNRMADAFSITFSKSNKIDKRVISGKVYGKDAGGTLIYAYRFKDDTTKYLSRKPDYISQVGSKGDYQLKGLAEAEYRVFAVKDQFRDLLYQADQDLIGMPFIDIPLLNSDSSFAGLDFFLTKIDTVKPRIHNIVMTDRNHILITLSEECDSVTYTPENYSIIDSTLNQIISVEFSYLNKSKKTELVLVFNHQLIKENLYYLRGRFLTDASGNRFENEMNELIISERPDTNSPQIINTLPGKGNTTDFKNPEIFIHFDDAISNKDVKNLIQFSDTLKNNLSFNCTFIDNAILKIKPEKDLKPDTDYLVTLNLSGFYDAAGNKKDSVFTLKFSTITGIEFTGLSGKINTKKENVKIILQNLKDEKIIFTAIPDNTSVYSFERINPGIYTLWVYSDKDSSNNYSKGYPEPFEFSEEFKVITDTLNLRPRWSVNDYNIEF; encoded by the coding sequence ATGAGAACAATATTATTTTCTTTATCGTTTTTATTTTTAGTTAGCTGTGCTAATCAGCTTCCCCCAGGCGGAGGAGAGATTGATTTAATTCCACCTGAAATAGTTTTTACGTATCCTGAAAATGAAGCCATCAACTTTGATGATGATTATATAGAATTTGAATTTTCTGAATATGTTGATAAAAGGACATTTAAAGAAGCTTTATTTATTTCACCAGCTTTGGATAAGGAACCAGAAATTAACTGGAGCGGGAAATCAGTTGAGGTTTATTTTCCAGAAGGACTAAAAGACGGTGTAACTTATGTTGTTACAATCGGAACCGATGTAGTTGATGTAAATAATAAAAACAGAATGGCTGATGCTTTTTCAATTACATTTTCTAAAAGCAATAAGATTGATAAAAGAGTAATTAGCGGAAAAGTATATGGTAAAGATGCCGGCGGCACTTTGATTTATGCTTATAGATTTAAAGATGATACTACAAAATATCTTTCACGAAAACCTGATTATATTTCACAGGTTGGATCTAAAGGTGATTATCAACTTAAAGGCTTGGCAGAAGCTGAATATAGAGTGTTTGCAGTAAAAGATCAGTTTCGTGATCTTCTTTATCAGGCTGATCAGGATTTGATAGGAATGCCGTTTATTGATATCCCATTGTTAAATAGTGATTCATCATTTGCTGGCTTAGATTTTTTTCTTACTAAAATTGATACTGTTAAACCCCGTATTCACAATATTGTTATGACTGATAGAAATCATATTTTAATTACTTTAAGTGAAGAATGTGATTCTGTTACATATACACCGGAGAATTATTCTATTATTGATTCGACTTTAAATCAAATTATTTCAGTAGAATTTTCTTATTTAAACAAATCAAAGAAAACCGAACTTGTTCTTGTATTTAATCATCAGCTTATAAAAGAAAACTTGTACTATCTTAGAGGAAGGTTTTTAACTGATGCATCAGGTAATAGATTTGAGAATGAAATGAATGAGTTGATTATTTCTGAAAGACCGGATACCAATTCACCCCAAATTATCAATACTTTGCCTGGTAAGGGGAATACAACTGATTTTAAAAATCCTGAAATATTTATTCACTTTGATGATGCTATTTCAAATAAAGATGTTAAAAATCTTATACAGTTTTCTGATACTCTAAAAAACAATCTTTCATTTAACTGCACTTTTATTGATAACGCTATTTTGAAAATCAAACCGGAAAAAGATCTTAAACCGGACACTGATTACTTAGTTACGCTTAATCTTTCAGGATTTTATGATGCTGCTGGAAATAAAAAAGATTCGGTTTTTACATTGAAGTTTTCAACGATAACAGGAATTGAGTTTACAGGTCTTTCAGGTAAAATAAACACTAAGAAAGAAAATGTTAAAATAATTTTACAAAACTTAAAAGATGAGAAAATAATTTTTACTGCAATCCCTGACAATACATCTGTTTATTCTTTCGAAAGGATTAATCCCGGTATCTATACTTTATGGGTGTATTCTGATAAAGACAGCAGTAATAATTATTCTAAAGGTTACCCTGAGCCATTTGAGTTTTCGGAAGAGTTTAAAGTTATTACCGATACTTTAAATCTTAGACCAAGATGGAGTGTGAATGATTATAACATTGAGTTTTAG
- the mltG gene encoding endolytic transglycosylase MltG, producing MIISVFLAILGAGYYTFFTPNHFDKSAPFTFEIKEGETFSNVTDRLYNEGIIPGKFNFKLAAFIYGAETKIKAARFKIPNDLSYLDLLDLFVNGPADYLRSIRINDGQTLKWLGAKVKRDVKIDSAAFVNLANDKEFIKSLGLNVNTLEGYLFSKTYKIYENSSPEEAIKIFYKAFTDFFNDSLQKRASQIGFTVHEVLTLASIIKGETNQPDEMPIISGVYHNRLRIGMRLQADPTIQYLLTGGWRRLTYTDLKIESPYNTYKYSGLPPGPINNPGADAILAALYPEKNNYLYFVADGNGAHKFAKTYSEHLKYVAEYRKIVREKNNK from the coding sequence ATGATTATTTCTGTTTTTTTAGCAATACTTGGTGCAGGTTATTATACTTTTTTTACCCCAAATCACTTTGATAAAAGTGCACCTTTTACTTTTGAAATTAAAGAAGGTGAAACTTTTTCAAATGTAACAGATAGACTTTATAACGAAGGAATAATCCCGGGTAAATTTAATTTTAAATTGGCTGCATTTATTTATGGCGCAGAAACAAAAATAAAAGCTGCAAGATTTAAGATTCCAAATGATCTTAGTTACTTGGATCTGCTTGATTTGTTTGTTAATGGTCCAGCAGATTATTTGCGATCTATCCGTATAAATGATGGACAAACGCTTAAATGGCTTGGTGCTAAAGTGAAAAGAGATGTTAAAATTGATTCGGCAGCATTTGTAAATCTTGCAAATGATAAAGAGTTCATAAAATCACTTGGGCTAAATGTTAACACGCTTGAAGGATATTTATTTTCTAAAACTTATAAGATTTACGAAAACTCTTCACCCGAAGAAGCGATAAAAATATTTTACAAAGCATTTACAGATTTTTTTAATGACTCATTACAAAAAAGAGCATCACAAATCGGATTTACAGTTCACGAGGTTTTAACACTCGCTTCCATCATTAAAGGAGAAACAAATCAGCCTGATGAGATGCCGATAATATCAGGTGTTTATCATAACAGACTTAGGATCGGTATGCGTCTTCAGGCAGATCCAACTATCCAGTACTTGCTGACCGGTGGATGGAGAAGATTAACTTATACTGATTTGAAAATTGAATCGCCTTATAACACTTATAAATATTCAGGTTTACCTCCCGGTCCGATTAACAACCCGGGCGCTGATGCAATTCTTGCTGCACTTTATCCCGAAAAGAATAATTATTTGTATTTTGTAGCTGATGGAAATGGCGCACATAAATTTGCAAAAACTTATTCTGAACATTTAAAATATGTTGCTGAGTACCGGAAAATTGTCAGAGAGAAAAACAACAAATGA
- the hutI gene encoding imidazolonepropionase: MRKLLTGFAQIITCNTNGNNCKRGNYLSDITALENHSIIIEDEIIKDIIPDSSIGNIKAEQNLNFKGRTILPGLIDCHTHTAFAGSRAKEFKEKIAGVHYEEIAKRGGGILTTVNAVRSSSFKDLIELIKPRVQEFIAQGVTTLEIKSGYGLDFENEIKLLHAINFLDEIFPIDIVPTFLGAHTFPSDFKDNHKGYVDLIIDKMIPHIAKNNLAEFCDGFCEATAFNSEEIDQIFTSAEKSGLKLKLHTEQFNNVGGLDIAIKHNAVSVDHLEVIAEKDLSRFADSETVAVLLPGVSLFLDYDFAPARKLIENNAIVALATDYNPGSSHILNLHLIMSLASIKMKMKMEEVINAVTINAAKALNRENAIGSIELDKNADFAVFDVEDYSEIIYNAGRNLVTHTIKNGEIIFQR; encoded by the coding sequence ATGAGGAAGCTGCTAACAGGTTTTGCACAAATAATTACCTGTAATACAAACGGCAATAATTGTAAACGGGGTAATTACCTTTCCGATATTACTGCTCTTGAAAATCACTCTATAATTATTGAAGATGAAATAATTAAAGACATCATACCGGATTCTTCAATAGGTAATATAAAAGCAGAACAAAACTTAAATTTCAAAGGCAGAACTATTCTGCCAGGTTTAATTGATTGTCATACACATACAGCATTTGCCGGTTCACGGGCAAAAGAATTTAAGGAAAAGATAGCGGGTGTACACTATGAGGAAATTGCAAAACGCGGCGGTGGAATTTTAACAACTGTAAATGCAGTTAGAAGTTCATCATTTAAGGATTTAATTGAACTGATTAAACCAAGAGTTCAGGAATTTATTGCACAAGGTGTTACTACACTTGAAATTAAGAGCGGTTATGGATTGGATTTTGAGAATGAAATTAAATTACTTCATGCTATTAATTTTCTTGATGAAATCTTTCCGATAGATATCGTACCTACTTTTTTAGGTGCTCATACTTTTCCATCTGATTTTAAAGATAATCATAAAGGATATGTTGATCTGATTATTGATAAGATGATTCCGCATATAGCAAAAAATAATCTTGCAGAATTTTGTGATGGATTTTGTGAAGCAACAGCATTTAATTCCGAAGAAATTGATCAGATATTTACTTCTGCTGAAAAATCGGGATTAAAACTTAAACTGCATACTGAGCAGTTTAATAATGTAGGTGGTTTAGATATAGCCATTAAACATAATGCTGTAAGCGTAGATCATCTTGAGGTAATTGCTGAAAAGGATTTAAGTAGATTTGCGGATTCTGAAACAGTTGCAGTTTTATTGCCGGGTGTTTCTTTGTTTCTTGATTATGATTTTGCACCTGCGAGAAAATTGATTGAAAACAATGCTATTGTTGCTTTGGCGACTGACTATAATCCCGGCTCATCTCATATTCTTAACCTGCATTTAATTATGAGTCTGGCTTCTATAAAAATGAAAATGAAAATGGAAGAAGTAATCAATGCTGTTACAATTAATGCGGCAAAGGCACTTAATAGGGAAAATGCAATCGGCAGTATTGAGCTGGATAAGAATGCTGATTTTGCAGTGTTTGATGTTGAAGATTATTCAGAAATTATATACAATGCCGGAAGAAATCTGGTTACTCATACAATTAAAAACGGCGAAATAATTTTTCAAAGATAA
- the tsaD gene encoding tRNA (adenosine(37)-N6)-threonylcarbamoyltransferase complex transferase subunit TsaD, whose product MIVLGIESSCDETSVAVIKDDILSANLISSQDFHKNYGGVVPELSSRAHLQIVNPLVKDALKKSGIDLIDVDLIAATAGPGLIGALLVGLTYAKGLALGMNKPFIGVNHIEGHIFSGFLMPQKPEFPFLCLVVSGGHTLLLLVKGFTEIYKLGNTVDDAVGEAFDKVAKLLGLGYPGGPKIQNAAKFGDADKINFPVSDLKQKLNFSFSGLKTAVLRYIQSQGGVERLSEQNKNDIAACFQSAAVNALTRNVKRALEQYEVKSISVVGGVAANSHLKSEMTKIAEKYKKILVVPDLQFCGDNAAMIAFRGKSLFENGVRDTLSCKTFPALSENHFLIM is encoded by the coding sequence ATGATTGTTCTCGGTATTGAAAGTTCTTGTGATGAAACTTCAGTAGCTGTAATAAAAGATGATATACTTTCTGCAAACCTGATCTCTTCTCAGGATTTTCATAAAAATTATGGCGGTGTTGTACCTGAACTATCCAGCCGTGCACATCTGCAAATTGTTAATCCGCTAGTTAAGGATGCTTTAAAAAAATCCGGAATAGATTTAATTGATGTTGATTTAATTGCTGCAACTGCAGGACCCGGTTTAATTGGTGCTTTATTAGTTGGACTAACTTATGCAAAAGGTCTTGCACTTGGAATGAATAAACCATTCATAGGTGTTAATCATATTGAAGGACATATTTTCTCAGGGTTTTTAATGCCTCAAAAACCTGAGTTTCCATTTCTGTGTCTTGTTGTTTCAGGCGGGCATACACTTTTGCTTTTGGTAAAAGGTTTTACTGAAATATATAAGCTTGGCAATACCGTTGATGATGCAGTTGGCGAAGCTTTTGATAAAGTAGCTAAGCTGCTCGGTTTGGGTTATCCCGGCGGACCGAAGATACAAAATGCTGCAAAGTTTGGTGATGCTGACAAAATTAACTTTCCGGTTTCTGATCTTAAACAAAAATTAAACTTCTCTTTCAGCGGATTAAAAACTGCAGTGCTTCGTTATATACAATCGCAGGGCGGTGTTGAGAGATTGAGTGAACAGAATAAAAATGATATCGCTGCTTGTTTTCAATCTGCTGCGGTTAATGCTTTAACCAGAAATGTTAAGCGTGCGCTTGAACAATATGAAGTTAAATCAATTTCAGTTGTAGGCGGAGTTGCGGCAAACTCTCATTTAAAATCCGAAATGACAAAAATTGCCGAGAAGTACAAAAAGATTTTAGTTGTTCCCGATTTACAATTTTGTGGTGATAATGCTGCAATGATAGCATTCAGAGGAAAATCACTTTTTGAAAATGGAGTTAGAGATACGCTTTCTTGTAAAACATTTCCTGCTTTGAGTGAAAATCATTTTTTAATAATGTAA